In the Breoghania sp. genome, GCTTCTGGAGCAATCTGCAGATGACAATGACCGGTCGCTCACGCGGCTGATCATGGAGGAAGCGGACCGGATCGTGAAACTGGTGGACCGGATGGAGGTGTTCTCCGACGAGCGCCCGGTGGATCGGGACCCCATAAACATTCATGTCATTCTCGATCACGTGAAGCGGCTCGCGCAGTCGGGTTTTGCGCGCGATATCTCCATCGTGGAGGAATATGATCCCTCCTTGCCGCCGGTCTATGCGAACCGCGATCAGCTCATTCAGGTGTTCCTCAATCTTGTGAAGAACGCGACGGAAGCCATTGGAGACAATCCCGAAGGTGAGATCGTCCTCTCCACCGCGTTCAAGCCGGGGATCCGGCTATCCGTACCCGGCGCGGGCGAACGCGTCTCCCTGCCACTTGAGTTTTGCGTCCGCGACAATGGCCCTGGCGTTCCCGATGATCTCGTTTCCTACCTGTTCGACCCGTTCGTCACCACCAAGATAAACGGCACAGGTCTGGGATTGGCGCTTGTCGCCAAGATCATAGGCGACCATGGCGGGGTCATCGAATGCGAGTCCCAGCCACGTCGCACGACCTTCCGCATCCTTATGCCTGCCTATCTTGGCGTATCGGATAGCGGCGACGCAGACCCGGACGAGGCTCTGGGTGGCGTAGACAAGACCGGCGAAAAAACGACCGACAGCGACAGGAACAACTGACCATGCCCAGCGGCACCATTCTTGTAGCCGATGACGATGCTGCCATCCGGACCGTTCTCAATCAGGCCCTGTCGCGGGCAGGATACAATGTCCAGCTGACATCCAACGCCGCCACGTTGTGGCGCTGGGTCTCTTCGGGCGATGGGGATCTCGTCATCACAGACGTCGTGATGCCGGACGAAAGCGCCTTCGATCTGCTGCCGCGGATCAAGAAGATGCGGCCCGACCTGCCGGTCATCGTGATGAGCGCGCAGAACACGTTCATGACGGCCATCCGGGCGTCCGAGCGCGGGGCTTACGAATATCTGCCCAAGCCCTTTGACCTGAAGGAACTGATTTCGATCGTTGGGCGCGCGCTTGCGGAGCCCAAGGCGAAGCGGGTCACGGGGGCGGACGAGAACACCGAGAATATTCCGCTGGTCGGGCGCTCGCCTGCGATGCAGGAAATCTACCGCGTTCTGGCGCGCCTGATGCAGACGGATCTGACTGTCATGATCACGGGCGAGTCCGGGACAGGCAAGGAACTCGTCGCCCGGGCGCTGCATGACTATGGCAAGCGCCGCAACGGGCCCTTCGTTGCCATCAACATGGCTGCCATCCCGCGCGACCTGATCGAGGCGGAGCTGTTCGGTCATGAGAAGGGCGCCTTCACGGGCGCGCAGGCGCGCAGTGCCGGTCGTTTCGAGCAGGCGGATGGCGGTACGCTGTTTCTCGATGAAATCGGCGATATGCCGATGGAGGCCCAGACGCGCCTTCTGCGTGTGTTGCAGCAGGGCGAGTACACCGCCGTCGGCGGGCGTACGCCGATCAAGACCGATGTGCGCATCGTGGCGGCGACCAACAAGGACCTGCGACAGCTCATCAATCAGGGGCTGTTCCGCGAGGACCTCTATTTCCGTCTGAACGTGGTGCCGTTGCGTCTGCCACCGCTGCGCGAGCGCGGAGAGGACATTCCCGATCTCGTGCGCCATTTCTTCGCTCTCGTCGAGAAGGAGGGCCTTCCGGCCAAGCAAATCGAGCAGGCGGCACTTGAGCAGCTTCGCCGCTATCGCTGGCCAGGCAATGTGCGCGAGCTGGAAAACCTGATCCGTCGCCTTGCCGCACTCTATCCGCAGGAACTCATCACCGCGGGTCTGGTGGAGCAGGAGCTTTCGCAACAGACGGCGACGCCGAGCGAGCAGGAAGGCGACAATGCCGAAACGGATCTGTCCGGTTCGGTGGAGCGGTTCCTCAACGCCTATTTCGCCAATTTCGGTGACGCGCTGCCGCCGCCGGGCCTGTATCACCGGGTGCTGCGGGAAGTGGAGTATCCGCTTCTGTCCTCCGCACTGGCGGCCACGCGCGGCAATCAGATCAAGGCGGCGGAGCTGCTTGGCCTGAACCGGAATACGCTGCGCAAGAAGATCCGCGATCTCGACATTCAGGTGATCCGGAACTCACGCTAGGTGACGCGGTTCGCCTGCTTTGAACGACAATCAGGATCCCAGCCTTTGGCCGGGATCCTTGTCTGAGCCCCGGACCGGGCGCCAGACCTCGCCGTTGAGGCCCTGAGGACAGGGCATCCGGGCCCACAGTCACCAGTTCATCGGAGAATCGCCTCGCGCAATGCCGGGGAAGTTTGGCCGGTCACCCCCTTGGCGATGGCTATGCTTGCTGTCGCGCACGGGCACTTTTTCCAGTCCCATCCGGTTTATGCTGTGTTTTGAGAGCTTATTTTTTCTCAAGCCTTTGCTATGTCGCATTTTGGCTACAGTGTGTGATATCCGTTACGCGAGTTCATTGCGCGTTCAGCGTGCATGCAAACGGTAGACCGAAGGCATTCCATGACGGCTTCCGAAGACCTGGCAACAGACACGGCTCAGCGCAAACAGGCGCACGGCAACCGGATGATCCGGTCCTATGGCCTCGTCTTCATGGTCCTGTCGCTGATCTCGATTGGCGTCACCTTCGCCGTGCTGACCGGGCTGACCCCGCTGCGCCCGACGGGCAAAGTGGTGACGATCGCGCTTCTCACCAACGGGGTGCTCGTCTCGGGTCTTGTGGCGGCGATCGCCTGGGAAATCTATGGGCTGTGGACCGCGCGTCGGCGGGGCAGGGCGGCGGCCCGGCTTCAAGGCCGCATCGTCGGCCTGTTTTCCTTTATCGCGGTTATTCCGGCCATCCTTGTGGCCGTTGTCGCCACCTTCACGCTCGACCGAGGCCTGGACCGCTGGTTTGAGGTTCGCACACGATCGATCATCGACAACGCTCTGACGGTTGCCCGCGCCTACCTTCAGGAACACGC is a window encoding:
- a CDS encoding nitrogen regulation protein NR(II); protein product: MIDHETKRPKPVISVGETSILDAIPHPVLLIGPTEQVEAANIAAEEFFGASGAVLRRHKLGYFVPFGSPVLTLIEQVRQRGAAVNEYKVDISSPRIGNEKMVDIYASPLAEHPGHVTLMLQERTMAEKIDRQLTSRGAARTVTSLAAMLAHEIKNPLSGIRGAAQLLEQSADDNDRSLTRLIMEEADRIVKLVDRMEVFSDERPVDRDPINIHVILDHVKRLAQSGFARDISIVEEYDPSLPPVYANRDQLIQVFLNLVKNATEAIGDNPEGEIVLSTAFKPGIRLSVPGAGERVSLPLEFCVRDNGPGVPDDLVSYLFDPFVTTKINGTGLGLALVAKIIGDHGGVIECESQPRRTTFRILMPAYLGVSDSGDADPDEALGGVDKTGEKTTDSDRNN
- the ntrC gene encoding nitrogen regulation protein NR(I), which codes for MPSGTILVADDDAAIRTVLNQALSRAGYNVQLTSNAATLWRWVSSGDGDLVITDVVMPDESAFDLLPRIKKMRPDLPVIVMSAQNTFMTAIRASERGAYEYLPKPFDLKELISIVGRALAEPKAKRVTGADENTENIPLVGRSPAMQEIYRVLARLMQTDLTVMITGESGTGKELVARALHDYGKRRNGPFVAINMAAIPRDLIEAELFGHEKGAFTGAQARSAGRFEQADGGTLFLDEIGDMPMEAQTRLLRVLQQGEYTAVGGRTPIKTDVRIVAATNKDLRQLINQGLFREDLYFRLNVVPLRLPPLRERGEDIPDLVRHFFALVEKEGLPAKQIEQAALEQLRRYRWPGNVRELENLIRRLAALYPQELITAGLVEQELSQQTATPSEQEGDNAETDLSGSVERFLNAYFANFGDALPPPGLYHRVLREVEYPLLSSALAATRGNQIKAAELLGLNRNTLRKKIRDLDIQVIRNSR